GGCAAAAGgccttttgttttgattctttatCAGTggcaaatgcagaaatattcagGTTAAATTATACTTATTATCAGCTGGCTCTATCTGCATTACAGCTGAAGAATACAAAAGTTTCTGagcctgtttcttcttctgagaaGCCCTTGGATGCTTTCATAAACAGCAGCTCGTAGTGGTGTATCTTTGGGGTGCCTTATGCATGTCATCTTAAGGAAACATATGTAATATTTAACTTGATGTGCAGCTGAACAAGCACAGCTTGCAGTGGTGGATGCTCCGTGGTGCCTGGTTTACTCAGCTGTGTATCCTATAGCGATGCAGCTCTGACTTCCTATGTCTGGTATATCTTTAACAAGAAGGATGGATGTCCGTGTGCTGCGTGGGATGTCAGTGTTTGCTGATCGTGGTCTGCGTCTCCATGAACTTTCAGATAAGCGGATGGAAGTATTTCACCCTGCAGGAAATAGCAGCGGTAGCACAGGATGCAGGAACGAGCTGTGCAgggtttgtgctgtgttttatgttcttcagGATTTCTGAAATGACAAAACTTGTTCTTTCAGTCTTCATCTATTCCGTGGCCGTGACAAAATGAGAGCTGCGTTGGCCGGGAATCGAACCCGGGTCAACTGCTTGGAAGGCAGCTATGCTCACCACTATACCACCAACGCTGTGCTTGCTGGAATGGATCTGCcttcattgctgtgctgtgcaaaaCCTCGTTCTGCCTCctattgaaaataaatagaactaAATGAATAAACTCTTTGGCCAGCTCCTGTGAAGTCTGTAGCTATCGTCTGTGTGTTACACACTGTCAAGCTGATGTAAgatctgtgtgtctgtgttccCCCCAGGTATAGATTACAAGACTACAACGATCCTCCTGGATGGTCGACGAATCAAGCTGCAGCTCTGGTATGTCTCCCACCATTCCTCAGAGTTTATATTTATGCCTCAGAAAAATGCAGCCAAATGAGGGAGAATCCTCCAGCTATCCGGCACTTTGGGCTTcctctgtgtttatttcagtttttcatctagTTCATATAAAATGGTAGGACCTGCCATTTCTCTAAAGGGAAGATGAGTCACCAATGCAGGAGCAAGGCACAATAGATTAAAAGTATCTTTAAGATATTCAAAGTACCTTCAAAAATGGTAAGATACACTTGTAATGAGAACTGTGAAAATACCTTAAAAAGCATCCAGTGATGGTACAGCAACATCCCTGTGCTCAGTTTGTTAGTAGTAATGGTTGACTGAATAACAAACAAGAAGTGTTATTGCTCGCTGTCAATTAACTGTGGATAACTTCATTGATATGTGCAGCCTTATCCTAACAAAAAACATGtcaacaacaacagaaatatttgatgATGCCTATTTTCCCTGTAAGATCAGATATTTGGTCTGTTGGGGAGTTCCCGTGGTAATATTTTTGCAGGAGACCATCTTCTGGCTCCTTAAGAAAAATTACCGTTGTGTGACTAATGGAATAAGGGGTGATACTGATCATTACAAGTCCAGCTGGACTCTTAATGTAGGTGACCACCTTCTTTTACAAACATACGTAACTTGTTTTGTTTAGGGATACATCAGGGCAAGGGAGATTCTGCACCATATTTCGGTCATATTCCAGAGGTGCTCAGGTAAGTTGTGCATGGCTGAGTGATGAGTAATGGTTATGGTGTGAACAAGAGATAGCAGATTGTTGTGATGGCTTTTGAAGCTCACTTGTAGGTTGCATGTGGTTGTACTGATAGTCTAAAAGATAACATGAAACGGGAAATATAAAGAGGATTTTCGTGGGTGGACAGAAATTAATGAGATGGAAGTTGAAGCAGAGCatgttataataataaatatcatCAGGCCTTCTTGTTGGCAACAACTTAAGCCTGTTAGCTTCCTTTAACCCTGTGATTACATATGCTAATGGTGCCTTTTAATGCTGTGTGCCAGGTGAGGTGAACAGCTAACACAAGACTCAAGAGCAATAGGAAAATACAAACATAAtgcaaaatgtaatgaagtgTAACGACTTGTAATGAaatctcttaaaaagaaaacaaaccaaaaaccacacaGTATGGTGATTTTAGGGTTTCACatttcaaagcactgctttAATTCGCAACATGTTGAGTTGCATGGTTTATGTTCCAGAATTATATAGTGAATTGAATCTTCAACCTGCTGCATGTGACCACTAATAGTTATTTACTATGACTTGTGCTGTATGATCAATTAAATTTTccactgtaaaaagaaatatttaccaGTACataaccccccaaaaaaagtcttgttttctgttccttacCATATCAGAGGTCTACGCAGAGAGGTGGGGCTCGGTGTCAATAGAATCTTCAGGTTCTGCTTCATTAAGATCTTTCTCAGCATGATAGGATTATTTCAGAATCAGAGAACTCGCAGATggtattttctgtcttgtgtCTTTGTTAAacttattttatattatatttaaaaacaggGAGTAATACTGGTGTACGACATTACCAACCGTTGGTCATTTGATGGAATCGATCGATGGATAAAAGAAATAGACGAGGTAAGGTACAACCCAGGACTGTCACAAGTCTCCTGCAGATGACTAAGACTGACAGCTTatgatattttctgttgtttttactgGCGTTTGCAGGCAGTGCTTACTACAGTGTCATCCAAGACGCCAAGCTCaccattctgtttctgtgtttacaGTTCTGGAAGTTAGAAACATAGCAGCTTGAAGTGTCTGATTTCTTTCAAGGTGTTGGCAGGAAGCATATGGAGGGCAGAGATTTCATATTGTAGTCCCACTCACTATAGATTTGCCACATCATCTCTGCAAGTGAGAAAGggatatttttaaatcatagaatcgtagaataaCTTAAGCTGAAAGAGACCTCTAGTGACCATCTTGTCCAACCTGCCACTCAGTCTGAACTCTTGGAAAATCTTCTGTTTTAGCTGATGGAAGGGAGAAAttagagcctttttttttttcttttttattgcttttcttttcttttctcagcacGCTCCTGGTGTACCAAAAATCCTGGTTGGAAACCGCCTTCATTTAGCCTTCAAGCGCCAAGTCTCTACTGAACAAGCACAAACCTACGCCGAGCGGCTGGGCATGACTTTTTTTGAAGTCAGTCCTCTTTGTAATTTCAATATTACGGAGTCCTTCACTGAGCTAGCAAGAATAGTATTGATGAGGCATGGAATGGACAGGCTCTGGAGGCCAAACAAGGGTAAGCAAAACAcgctgaaaatatttaaagctaGTCCTGACAAAGGTTTGTGGTtccttaataaaaaataattttaagacaGAGAATTGATTTGTTGGCTGACATAAAAAGAGCCAGGAATCTGATACAGCTTGTTTTCTAGACAGGAAATATGCACCTGCAGGCATAACCTGTTCCTGCTTTGGCTTTCCTAGAACTAAGTATTGTGGCATAAGTAGGAAATGGAAGCAGCAGACATTTTGGATAATACAGGTGTGGGAAAGCATGAGGGGAGAGAAATGAGAATTCATCCTACAAGTAAAGCATGCATGCAGAGTGATGGTTATTCAACTGGTGTTTGGCTGACAAAAGCAGACTATTATAATGGAAGTTTTATATCTGTTTTTTAAGTACTGAGCCTGCAAGACCTTTGTTGCCGTGCCATAGTCTCCTGTACCCCGGTGCATCTTGTTGACAAGCTCCCTCTCCCAGTTGCCTTAAG
The Coturnix japonica isolate 7356 chromosome 18, Coturnix japonica 2.1, whole genome shotgun sequence DNA segment above includes these coding regions:
- the RAB40B gene encoding ras-related protein Rab-40B; the encoded protein is MSQAGSPGRAYDYLLKFLLVGDSDVGKGEILASLQDGAAESPYGYNMGIDYKTTTILLDGRRIKLQLWDTSGQGRFCTIFRSYSRGAQGVILVYDITNRWSFDGIDRWIKEIDEHAPGVPKILVGNRLHLAFKRQVSTEQAQTYAERLGMTFFEVSPLCNFNITESFTELARIVLMRHGMDRLWRPNKVLSLQDLCCRAIVSCTPVHLVDKLPLPVALRSHLKSFSMANGLNARMMHGRSYSLTSPKNCTRNSCKIS